The DNA segment CCAACAAAACTTAAAGGCAGCGGGTATTTCCGTTGAGTTGGTAGGAATGGATGCTACTGCATTAAGCAAGAAGCTACAAAGCGTTCAAACTGATTTTGATATGTATCTTAGCGGCTACATTATGGGAATTGATCCAGACACATTTAATTCATTATTTGTAACAAATGGTGAAGCAAACTACATGCATTACAGCAATACAAAAGTGGATGAGTTATTTAATCAAGGTCGTGTAGAGAGAGACGATGCGAAGCGTAAAACCATTTATGAAGAAATTCAAAAGCTTATTATCGAAGATGCTGCCTTCTATCCTCTAACTGAAAACAAACGTATTCTTGCAATTGATTCTAGAATCAAAGGCATCGATGAAGCGGGACTAGTACCTGTTTACACATTCGAGGATATGTCGAAGCTGTCCTATTAATAAAATTGCTTATTTAAAGATAAAGATAAACAGTCCGCTGTTTATCTTTATTTTTTAACAGAAAAAGTAATAGAATGGTAAAGAAAAGAGTGTTAGAATTCGTTTCCATAAGGCAAATCACTAGTTGAGAAGCGTAAGGAGTGGGGTTATTTTTGTTAAAGTACATTTTTAAAAGAATTTTACAGGCGATCCCGTTACTGTTTATTATTTCAATCATTTGTTTTACTCTCATCCAATTGGCTCCATATGATGCGGTGGATGCAATGACGACACCGAACATGACGAAGAAAACAGTTGAACTGATTAAAGCTAGATATGGGTTAGACCAGCCTGCATATATGCAATATTTTTATTGGGTGAAAGGGATTTTAAGTGGAGAATGGGGATATTCCATTGTTACACATGAAAGCATTACAAAGGATCTTACAGCGAGGATACCAAATACGATTCTACTCGTTCTTCCCGCTTACATACTTGCCTTGCTATTTTCTATTATTCTTGGATTAATTGCCGGTGCTAAGAAGGGGAAATTAGCGGATAAAATCATTGATGGTTTAAGTTCATTTGGGATTGCCATTCCTAGCTTTTGGATGGCAATGATTCTAGTATTCATTTTTGGCCACCGTCTCAATATCTTTCCAATCCTCGGGATGCACACAATTGGGAATGAAGAATCTTTTTCCGATCTTCTCAGTCATATGGTCCTACCTTGTACGGTTTTAATGCTTTCATTCATGCCTGAGCTTGTAAGGTATGTCCGTTCATCTACAATTGGCCAGCTTTCTGAAGATTATGTGATGGTACAACGGGCATACGGGGCCCATTCAACTTCTATTTTATTTAGGCATGTACTTAGGAACGTCTTACTGCCTATCATTACTATTGTAGGGATGAGCCTACCAATGTTAGTAACTGGTGCAGTCGTAACGGAGACAGTTTTCGGCTGGCCGGGAATTGGAACGTATTTTGTAAAAGCGATTCAAGGGTTTGATTATCCAGTTGTCATGGCAATCATGCTGCTATCAGCGAGCCTTGTTATTCTTGGGAATTTGGTTTCAGATATTTTATATAGCATTGTCGATCCAAGAATTAAGGGAATGGGGGAATAAAAGTTGGCCGGAAAGAAAAATAGAAGAATGCAACAGTTTAAAAAAGAGTTTAAACGCAATAAGACGGCAGCCATAGCCCTTATTTTCCTTTTTCTTATTCTATTAATATCGATTTTTGCCTTTTTATCACCCTATCCTCCTGATAAGGTTGATGTAACAAGTGTTCTTGAAGGACCAAGTGGTAAGCATTGGTTTGGTACAGACGAGCTTGGAAGAGATTATCTGACAAGGGCATTATATGGTGGACGAATTTCCCTCACAGTTGGGATTTTAGCGATGCTCATTTCTACTAGCATTGGAGTATTAATTGGTACAATAAGCGGCTATTTTGGAGGTAGAGTGGATAATTTTTTAATGAGGACCGTA comes from the Neobacillus sp. PS2-9 genome and includes:
- a CDS encoding ABC transporter permease, whose translation is MLKYIFKRILQAIPLLFIISIICFTLIQLAPYDAVDAMTTPNMTKKTVELIKARYGLDQPAYMQYFYWVKGILSGEWGYSIVTHESITKDLTARIPNTILLVLPAYILALLFSIILGLIAGAKKGKLADKIIDGLSSFGIAIPSFWMAMILVFIFGHRLNIFPILGMHTIGNEESFSDLLSHMVLPCTVLMLSFMPELVRYVRSSTIGQLSEDYVMVQRAYGAHSTSILFRHVLRNVLLPIITIVGMSLPMLVTGAVVTETVFGWPGIGTYFVKAIQGFDYPVVMAIMLLSASLVILGNLVSDILYSIVDPRIKGMGE